The Myxocyprinus asiaticus isolate MX2 ecotype Aquarium Trade chromosome 4, UBuf_Myxa_2, whole genome shotgun sequence nucleotide sequence aaccAGCCCTAAaccttttgtaattattattaattcgaGGTCGACTGATTTATCCTTTTAATCGCTTAACTACAAAAACCAATGATGATAGTGTTTTCCCCACGGGTGGTGTGCTAGACTATTGCAGCCTCTGGAggtgaaatgaaaacagaaaatttCAACACATTCAGTATATCGATTTTAAAAATGATCGGCCGATTATTAGGTTATCAGCTTTCTTCtgacaccttagttatcggtatcggtaaaatccaatATCGGATGACTTCtaatattcatgtttttgaacattatatacagtataaaaccaCACCTTTTATAAATATGATTTACATCACTACACTTCTACATGTACATACTTACCCATCCTTATTCTCTTCGGTAGTTTTGTTGGGAGAGGTGGTAGAGGGGTCGTGGGAGGGTCGTAGGCCCAATGAGTTGGCCGTGCTGGAATCAGAAGATATCTGAGGGGTCAGCTGGGTCGACGCAGACGACCCCGGCAAGatcggcacgctgttaaacaatGCTGGCGAGAAATCCCTGGATAAAACAAAGTGAAATGTAAACACTTACATACAGCGTTAAAGGTAAGCGGTAATTCTAGCTATGTTGTTGTATGTGTTTGTTACCCTGTGTCGAGCTGTGCGATACAGAGGGGTGTGATTCTTCGCCTCCCGTCCGCAGTTCTGGTCTCGACCTGCTTTTTTAAGAGGTTCTGTCCAATCAAAGCAAAAGTCTTTTAGTGATTTGATTAACAAAGCAAACAAAGTGAAATATACATACCtgtcactcgctctctctctcatgttACATATAAACATACATTTGTTACTCGGTGACTTGAAAGTCATGTAATGTgtatgcaaattattaaatatttcactacatcctatgtagtgtgtgtgttgctaTTCCATATACTTTCATCTAACCTTTCTGATGTCCTCCAGGGACTCTCCGTTGAGCACATTAGTGAGTTTGGGCGTCTGGGTCTCAGGACCGCATCCCTGGGCTTCATTAATATTCTGGTTCCCCTGGCGCTCCTGTTGGTACTTGAGCATTTCTGGGTTCTCAATGATTGTGCTGGAAAGCTGTGACTCCATAGTGATGGCCAGACTCTTTCCATAGATGTTCTGATGAATAGTGTTCTGCAGTGAGACATAGAAAGAGAAAGATTAAGGAAATCTGGAGTGTGCAATGCCCTTTCAGGTACCAGCCCAAATCTTTAACCACAAATGTTTGTGTCTCTTGTGTGCACATCTACCTTTTCCTCTTCATTCAGTGGATCTCCCAACTCATCCTGAGAAAAGTCCAGGAAGGCAACAGTTCCATCCATGGAGCACACCAAGAGTCCAAGCCCATTTAGAGTCCTGACGGATACAATCAGTTCATAATAAGTTCAGCGTCATCAAATGGATGTAATTATTACCACACTACAGAGTTAATAGTGCTTTACAAAGCTTGGAAAATAGAAATACTGATGTCTTACCATGTAATGTCCATGATGGACTTATCGAAAAGGTCATGAATGACCACCAGAGGACGTTTGAGTGAGGTGAGctgaaaaacaacagcaaaaaacctTCAAGAAGTGTAATCTCAACATTCAGAATTTACACtctttcattgtgtacaatccatgATTGCAATGATGCAACAGGTTACTAAGCAATTTCAATCAAGGTGAAAAACTATATGAACAAAATCACAAACAattaatgtttaatatacagctttacactcaccgaccactttattaggaacacccttACACCTATTTATttatgctattatctaatcagctaatcctgtggcagcagtgcaatgcatcatGTATCATgcagatgcgggtcaggagcttctgctaatgtacacatcaaccatcaaaatagggaaaaatgtgatctcagtgatttcgactgtggcatgattgttggtgccagacgggctggtttgagaatttctgtaactgctgatctgcttgGATTttcactagggctgggtattgatacagatttcccgattcaatccgattccgattcacaagctctcgatttgattcgattccaaTTTTGATTCAATTCAATATCgaatcatatgggtttatttcagttgtaatgtccCATTTGCTTAcatagataatttattttatatctaatgctgttaattatacaggggacgttttaactaggtacattaggaaaatatagattttactaatattattttattaatttttcatcattttggctttttaaaaatgaacaaatcagtctattcaatcaataaataagatattatatttcctatacaatttttgttaaatatttattgttcaattgcataatttttactatttacaagtatttacattgatttgttgaacacgtgctaaaaccggtactgtttctttaaccaaaaaaacggcatttctgtaaacagcgcctttaaatgagcgcatgttaactagagaggactcgaatgtcAAATGTGAGTGAATTCCTCTCATTGTAGTCGAGGTTGCGCATTTAGTGAAAGATTGATtttaggatttaagaatcgatatcgttcaaatgaagattgcaattaatcggaagaacaatatttttacccacccctaattttcacacacaacagtctctatagtttactcagaatggtgccaaaaacaaaaaaacatctagtgagtgtCAGTTCTGCGAAATGAaatatcttgttgatgagagaggtcaacggagaatggccagactggtttgagctgacagaaaggctacggtaactcagataactactctgtacaactgtagtgagaagaatagcatctcagaatgcacaacacgtcgaaccatgAGGCAGATGGACTACAGCAGTAGAAGACCACAACaggcattttattaggaccatagtgttccataGTGTAAAGTGAGTTACCTTTCTCGATTTGTAAGGACAAaatctctgattaacatggaagacATTGTCActtattacatactgtatgtagaggTTTCATCAGATGACCATCTGTTAGACCTATCATTTGATATAAAGGCACACAAGACACCACATGACCACAAAAATCAATCAGAGAATGAGGCCTATTTCACCACTGTTCCCCAGTAGTGGAATACGCTTCTAACCCCCACCCTATCTGTTGAAACCTTTAAAACCTTTTCAACAAAATCTCTCTGTGTcggtttctttcttctgtgtttttCTTCAGCTTTTCTTTACTACTCCAACTACGAttagaacttggcagtgcaatactggggatattgttggcttttgtatgacaaaCTGCTTATGTTCCTCCttttgtaaatcactttggacAAAAGCATATGCTTATTGGCTAAAtgttatgtaaaatgtaaatgtaaatgacttaTGAATAAAATAAAGGCCTGGTAAGGAAAAGTGTCATACCCATACAGAGAGCGAGCGGTCCTTACTGCCCACAGCACAGCAGCAGTACGGGCAGCTGGGTTTGGGCGTGCTGCCGTTCTTCTGTTTCTTCTTAAAGATCTTAGGGTTAAACTTCTGAgagaaacaaatcaaatcaaagagCTTATTCACTTATCAGAAACTTGAAAAAAAGAGATTTTATTGCATGCCAAGCTACAAAAAGTCAAAGGTGACAGGTTTGTGCCAACACTAACCACCACAGTAACAGCTTTTCGATGACCCACGAAGTCCATATTTGTTTTCCAGCCATCACGTTCAATGATCTGAGCTGTGGGCCCAGAATTATTCATGGCGTGGGCTGAGACCAGGTACTGACCGTCTGGAGACCAGCTCAGCCTCAGGACATGTGTGGTGCCACCACACTAAACAaaagcaagaaaaaagaaaaagaaaaagggagaGATTACAGGGTCAGGCACATGTAAACAATTcaaagtaagccaaaaaaaacacactaaatgATAATAAGATCACAAACTCGAAATTCTAGCCAACAGAATGTGAACAGATCAAGTTTGGAGAGTGGTGTGGTCCTACCTCATTGAAAGGTTTGGTGATGTTGGTCTCCAGTTGCCAGTCCATGGTCCTCCAGACCTTCAGGCTGTGGTCGTCTGCCTGGGAGGCGATGTATTTGCCCACGGGGTCCCACGTTAGGCCTTTCACTAGCCCTGTGTGTCCCTTTAAAGTCGTCACGATCTCTGTGGTACAATCAAACACACAATCTTTGATGCTGGGGATGCAGCTATGGAGAAATAATTTAGAGCTGCCAGTGTATATCAATTAGAGCCGTCAAAATTAACGAGTTAACGTATGCGattagtttaaaatgtttaacgcgtTACGTTTTCTAAATTGCATGGCCCGCTGGAGTAAACCATTTCCCCGTCGTCGCGTTTCAgacaattcggatgaagtatcattacagTGCCACCGCTAAAACCAAATCAAGACATTCTCTGCAAGCAGTTTTTCATTTGGAGTTCAAAGAGGCAAATCATCTaaatgcggcttcacgattgctgtagcaaaatgTATAGCCACTATTTAtaatgtggaggatgagggtttaagagatttaatgcccattgcaaaaTATGCAAACTACATGGACTCAATATTTCAATTactcaacctcccacttagactttgggaaacgtttaatgttatttaaattggtgctattttagtgcatttctgtcctTATATTGTGGaatactttgttttaaaaaatgttaataaaacaatattgttaaatattgtttttgctttctttcctaagTAGTAACTAAATGCATTTGTacatatagagtcaaattttagtactttcaaaatctgtgattcattgcgattaaataaaaataagaaaatcatgtgattaatcgagattaaatattttaaatcaactgacagcactaatattaaTGTAGATCTTCGTCATAACTCGACCTCTGTAAAATGCCCTAACAAAACTTCCATTCTAAACccttaaaaacaaactttttaaaacatctttaaaacttaAACAACTAATCTTTAACTCTTGGCCCACCTGGGAATTTTCGGGCATTCCAGATGACGATGGTGTTATCCACACTGCACGACGCGAGCCAGACATCATGAGGCGACCAGGCGACGTCCATTACATCTGAAATCacatttaaacaaaataacacGTGCATCACACAATGCCAAAAAATGATGACAAAAGCCACATGGGCAACATTTGTTTCTTACCTCCTGTGTGGTTCCTCAGAATGGTGACACACCTCCACTGTTCCACATTAGCCAGTTTACTGCTAGATCCAAACACTGTGCTTGGACCTATGAAACTGTTTAACAAAAGAGATAGCACATAATGCCTCAAAGGTCTGTCTGTGAATGAgagtatatattgtgtattttcgTGTCGCATAAACAAAATAAAGACTAGTCTGAGTCCTGAAGTATGCAAAAAACTTGATGCAGAATTAAGTAAAAAGAGTGATACACATAATTTGTTAGTTTAACTCACGCAGCTCTCTTCCACACCATGACGAGTTTGTCATCACCTCCTGACGCCAGATACAAGCCATTATTTGACCAGCGCACACAATTCACACAAGCTGAAATGCACAAAATTACATAAACATTCGATTAGATGCTGAATATTCAACAGTGTCACACATTCTGTCTCACATTCTGGAAATGCAGTTCATTCCTGGTGACGCATTTGCAAAggagtttgaaatgcatttaaatCAAGAGAAATAATAATCTACAACAATGGCtttgaattattcttttaaagggatagttcaccccaaaattaaaattctcttataatttactcaccctcatgtcatccaagatgtgtatgtttttctttctttttcttttttttattgctgaacacaaagattttttatttcacctctgtaggtccatacaatgcaactgaatggtggccagaactctgaagctccaaaatgcacataaaggcagcataaaagtaatccatatgactccagtgttttaatccatatcttcagaagtgatatgataggtgtggatgagaaacagatcaatatttatgtcctattTTCCTATaaactctcctccctgcccaatcagtggtgatatgcatgaagaatgcgaatcgacaaaaacaaaagaagaatgtgaaagtggagattgatagtaaacaaggactaaaaatattgatctgtttctcacccagacctatcaaatcgcttcagaagacatgaatttaaccattaATTCAACCTTAATGTGCATTTGGAGCTAAAAAGTTTttgtcaccatccacttgcattgtgaggacctactgagctgaaatagtcttctagttctaaaaatctttgtgttctgcagatgaaagaaagtcatacacgtatgggatggcatgagggtgagtaaatcatgagatcatttttatttttgggtgaactatgcctttaatttccatgactttttcagttGTGTGTGATTTCTGAAAACGTATATTTTTCTATTCAGTTTGATTCAGGCCGATTCAGTAATGAATCTTCAGATCGATTTATAAAAACTTTTGAcaaattaatgagaaaaaaaaaagaaaaaaaaaaaggaggattCGCTCACAAATTGGACTTCACTCTGGCTTGTGAGCTAGTTTTACACTACACTCTATCCAAGAAAAATATTTAGAGGAAATATTTTACAACAGAGTGTAActagaaaaaattatattaactagagaaatttccatgacttttaagattctgttcattttcatgactttgaggcctaaagaaaaaaaactattttaaacttccctaatatttccaggttttccaagaTCATGGAAACCTTGACTATTGTGAGAACAATAATCCTCCTCAAACTTTATTTACAGAATCACTTCATATATATTATTCCATTAAGAGACAAGTGAAGATTAAATCAACTTGATGGAATTTTTTCCCTGTATTTTCATAGATACAGGTGAAATGTGAAAGGAAGTATCAGGTAATACCTAAGTGATTGTCCATCTGGCAAAGCAGCTTGGGAATATTTTcattcttctcttcctcctctctgAGAACTGGGGCCATGTTCCAGATGACCACCTTCCCAGAgtcctcacctgtcaatcacaatttttcaaaaattctcAATTTGACAACTCTAAATGAGGATTAAACATGGGTTTCATAATTtgttttcaaaatcaaagccTAATTTCCATGTTGTAGCATAATTATGCTAAAGATTGACGGAAGATCTTAGAGCACTAGAATTTAAAAGTTCACCTTGGCCACCTGTAGCAAACTTAGTTCCATCTGGATGGATATCAACTGAGAATATTggtttacctaaaaaaaaaaaataataataaagaaagaaaaataaagaaaaagagagaagttTATACAGTTTATCCATAAA carries:
- the LOC127439949 gene encoding protein HIRA encodes the protein MKLLKPSWVSHNGKPIFSVDIHPDGTKFATGGQGEDSGKVVIWNMAPVLREEEEKNENIPKLLCQMDNHLACVNCVRWSNNGLYLASGGDDKLVMVWKRAAFIGPSTVFGSSSKLANVEQWRCVTILRNHTGDVMDVAWSPHDVWLASCSVDNTIVIWNARKFPEIVTTLKGHTGLVKGLTWDPVGKYIASQADDHSLKVWRTMDWQLETNITKPFNECGGTTHVLRLSWSPDGQYLVSAHAMNNSGPTAQIIERDGWKTNMDFVGHRKAVTVVKFNPKIFKKKQKNGSTPKPSCPYCCCAVGSKDRSLSVWLTSLKRPLVVIHDLFDKSIMDITWTLNGLGLLVCSMDGTVAFLDFSQDELGDPLNEEEKNTIHQNIYGKSLAITMESQLSSTIIENPEMLKYQQERQGNQNINEAQGCGPETQTPKLTNVLNGESLEDIRKNLLKKQVETRTADGRRRITPLCIAQLDTGDFSPALFNSVPILPGSSASTQLTPQISSDSSTANSLGLRPSHDPSTTSPNKTTEENKDGGAPPINSVGMKSNLLLTSASKIEPMKALDSRFTERSKATPGVTSVPPTVGITPLDRVKDNSSVKEPRGKDETSSDSEDKIMVKSLSMAKRKVEMEGGEVVEKRKKGRPRKDAKMMMPVSQPFPQTSFSVEKEPVRLATPVVALKLPTPSIQKSFSTQVGTDAVTYLEVENEVSVVSGARLSQLKWSRDGREWDTLLPSRIVIATGSSDVVAIACEDRTLSVFSACGRRLFPSFVLPAPMSALNCSGHFVMALTASATLSVWDVQKQKVLVKNESLNSILSGTDVTVSQSFVTQQGVAVVGLSNGKTYCFNSSLETWNLIADKQDSLVQCADFRNCISAQDSLGFIGPLALTQGRNLSAGRLASRLSSTPHHLQQGMTLAFLENQLSSALILLSANEYRHWLLIYARFLVNEGFEQRLRELCQDLLGPVHKSSSSSWEPAVLGLKKRVLLTEVLPVIGQNLRFQRLFTEYQDQLELLRLK